In a genomic window of Streptomyces sp. NBC_01231:
- a CDS encoding ATP-binding protein — MTVPPALLPDASSPPASPDHDADLPERPRVTELRLSAFAAHRHARLPLGPLTLFTGPSGCGKTSALRAYEALAGLGGGIPLPEVFPDPLACVPERARPDAQRRRGFRIGCTTDGPEGPIRLDVAVQAEPALRIVGERLSAAGGQVLLETALRDPSRRQVQAAWHTAGQSPVTRAPLPDDRLGTALLPLRVAGKTDGQRRVLAAAEQTVVALRSVFACEPRPGRMRVPVPLGSGRLLGGCANLADVLWRTRAECAQRHAQFVTAVRAGCAGPVADVLAEPLADGTVQALLDRGDGTRTDCGRLGDGELRYLALALVLFTGPGVLEVDPVGEVPVAMQALTVLADHLDRGLDPRQRTELLRLAARMCDRGHIRLVGAVSDVSWAVGVDGVTVVHLKP, encoded by the coding sequence ATGACCGTGCCCCCCGCGCTGCTCCCGGACGCCTCGTCGCCCCCGGCCTCACCCGACCACGACGCGGACCTTCCGGAGCGCCCGCGCGTCACCGAACTGCGGCTGTCCGCCTTCGCCGCACACCGTCACGCCCGCCTCCCGCTCGGCCCGCTCACCCTGTTCACCGGGCCCAGCGGCTGCGGCAAGACCAGCGCGCTACGGGCGTACGAGGCGCTCGCCGGACTCGGGGGCGGCATCCCCCTCCCCGAGGTCTTCCCGGATCCGCTCGCCTGTGTTCCCGAACGGGCCCGGCCCGACGCCCAGCGCCGCCGCGGCTTCCGCATCGGCTGCACGACCGACGGTCCCGAGGGGCCCATCCGGCTCGATGTCGCCGTCCAGGCCGAGCCCGCGCTGCGCATCGTGGGGGAGCGGCTGAGCGCGGCGGGCGGCCAGGTCCTGCTGGAGACCGCCCTGCGCGATCCGAGCCGCCGCCAGGTGCAGGCGGCCTGGCACACGGCGGGCCAGTCGCCGGTCACCCGCGCCCCGCTGCCCGACGACCGGCTCGGCACCGCCCTGCTCCCACTGCGCGTGGCCGGCAAGACCGACGGGCAGCGCCGGGTGCTCGCCGCCGCCGAACAGACGGTGGTCGCCCTGCGCTCGGTCTTCGCCTGCGAACCCCGTCCCGGCCGGATGCGCGTCCCCGTCCCCCTCGGCTCCGGACGGCTGCTCGGCGGCTGCGCGAACCTCGCCGACGTGCTGTGGCGCACCCGCGCCGAGTGCGCCCAACGGCACGCGCAGTTCGTCACCGCGGTGCGCGCCGGATGCGCCGGCCCCGTCGCCGACGTGCTCGCCGAACCGCTCGCCGACGGGACGGTCCAGGCGCTGCTCGACCGGGGCGACGGCACCCGCACGGACTGCGGGCGGCTGGGCGACGGGGAGTTGAGGTACCTCGCGCTGGCGCTGGTGCTGTTCACCGGGCCCGGCGTACTGGAGGTGGACCCCGTCGGCGAGGTGCCGGTGGCCATGCAGGCGCTGACCGTGCTCGCCGACCACCTCGACCGGGGCCTGGACCCCCGGCAGCGGACCGAACTGCTGCGGCTCGCGGCCCGGATGTGCGACCGAGGGCACATCCGGCTCGTCGGCGCGGTGAGCGACGTGTCGTGGGCGGTCGGGGTGGACGGTGTGACGGTGGTACACCTGAAGCCGTGA
- a CDS encoding nucleotide pyrophosphohydrolase, producing MTEPLDVAKLQRRLAEFAAARDWQPYHTPKNLVAALSVEASELVEIFQWLTPEESTRVMADPDTAHRVKDEVADVLAYLLQLCEVLGIDPLAALDAKIDRNERRFPAP from the coding sequence GTGACAGAACCCCTTGACGTGGCGAAACTGCAGCGCAGGCTGGCCGAGTTCGCGGCGGCGCGCGACTGGCAGCCGTACCACACGCCCAAGAACCTCGTCGCGGCGCTGAGCGTGGAGGCCTCCGAACTGGTCGAGATCTTCCAGTGGTTGACGCCCGAGGAGTCGACGCGCGTCATGGCCGACCCCGACACCGCGCACCGCGTCAAGGACGAGGTCGCCGACGTGCTCGCGTATCTGCTCCAGCTGTGCGAGGTGCTCGGCATCGACCCGCTGGCGGCGCTGGACGCGAAGATCGACCGCAACGAGCGGAGGTTTCCGGCGCCGTAG
- a CDS encoding DUF6099 family protein has product MDAMRLIGMSRRALAGGGDPPRIMAEVWQAQALAQAIGSRLAVTGPPELRGEALGLTELAGRGCGVLDRPDIDTEAMLAARLTELGDARQALTSLGGLLGEVGIALVGLASAADDEGTYWQCMEAIDAADESRDRVREMLRRLTDRDEALPAS; this is encoded by the coding sequence ATGGATGCGATGCGGCTCATAGGGATGAGCAGGCGTGCCCTGGCGGGGGGCGGTGACCCGCCTCGGATCATGGCGGAGGTGTGGCAGGCACAGGCCCTGGCCCAGGCGATAGGAAGCCGCCTCGCGGTCACGGGCCCGCCCGAATTACGGGGCGAGGCACTGGGGTTGACCGAACTGGCGGGCAGAGGATGCGGGGTTCTGGACCGCCCGGACATCGACACCGAGGCGATGCTGGCGGCCCGCCTCACCGAACTGGGCGACGCCCGGCAGGCCCTCACCTCCCTGGGCGGCCTCCTCGGCGAGGTGGGCATAGCCCTGGTCGGCCTCGCCTCCGCGGCGGACGACGAGGGCACGTACTGGCAGTGCATGGAGGCGATCGACGCGGCTGACGAGTCGAGGGACAGAGTGCGGGAGATGCTCCGCAGACTGACGGACAGAGATGAGGCGCTACCGGCGTCGTGA
- a CDS encoding LLM class F420-dependent oxidoreductase, with protein sequence MDLRIFTEPQQGATYDTLLTVAKATEDLGFDAFFRSDHYLRMGDGDGLPGPTDAWITLAGLARETKRIRLGTLMTAGTFRLPGVLAIQVAQVDQMSGGRVELGLGAGWFEEEHTAYGIPFPKEKIARLEEQLAIVTGLWATEPGSTFDFHGTYYDLKDSPALPKPAQRKVPVLIGGQGATRTPRLAARYADEFNMPFGSVEDSKRQFDRVRAAAEEAGRGADEITYSNALVACVGKDDAEVARRAAAIGREVDELKANGLAGTPAEVVERIGRQAEAGSERIYLQILDLSDLDHLELISSQVQSQLS encoded by the coding sequence ATGGATCTCCGCATCTTCACCGAGCCCCAGCAGGGCGCCACGTACGACACCCTCCTCACCGTCGCCAAGGCCACCGAAGACCTCGGTTTCGACGCGTTCTTCCGTTCCGACCACTATCTGAGGATGGGCGACGGGGACGGCCTGCCCGGCCCCACCGACGCCTGGATCACCCTCGCCGGCCTGGCCCGCGAGACCAAGCGCATCCGCCTCGGCACGCTGATGACCGCGGGCACCTTCCGGCTGCCCGGCGTGCTCGCCATCCAGGTCGCGCAGGTCGACCAGATGTCGGGCGGTCGCGTCGAACTGGGCCTGGGCGCCGGTTGGTTCGAGGAGGAGCACACGGCGTACGGCATACCGTTCCCGAAGGAGAAGATCGCCCGTCTGGAGGAGCAGCTGGCGATCGTCACCGGCCTGTGGGCGACGGAGCCCGGCTCCACCTTCGACTTCCACGGCACGTACTACGACCTCAAGGACTCGCCCGCGCTGCCGAAGCCCGCGCAGCGCAAGGTGCCCGTCCTCATCGGCGGCCAGGGTGCCACCCGTACCCCGCGACTGGCCGCCCGCTACGCCGACGAGTTCAACATGCCGTTCGGCTCGGTCGAGGACAGCAAGCGCCAGTTCGACCGGGTCCGTGCCGCCGCCGAGGAGGCCGGCCGCGGCGCCGACGAGATCACCTACTCCAACGCCCTCGTCGCCTGCGTCGGCAAGGACGACGCCGAGGTCGCCCGCCGTGCCGCCGCGATCGGCCGCGAGGTCGACGAGCTCAAGGCCAACGGCCTGGCGGGCACCCCGGCCGAGGTCGTCGAGCGGATCGGCCGCCAGGCCGAGGCCGGCTCCGAGCGGATCTACCTCCAGATCCTCGACCTCTCGGACCTGGACCACCTGGAGCTGATCTCGTCCCAGGTGCAGTCGCAGCTGTCGTAG
- a CDS encoding DUF4232 domain-containing protein: MRRATSFLPALAAVALLVTGCGSERAGSQGGGNGMSSPVPVTDPGTDGVRITGLTLPSPTGAAGVSAAYEVTNDSTETLTYTVLFDFTTAAGEVMTNLHQTVRDVGPGRTVRGTVDMPPPAPGAADVTRVRVADVTSVPAAEAPAEPGDCPRSGIRVTADRGDAAMGLRVVGLWLENCGTSAYQVDGYPRLTLLDDDREPVDGVRILRGSGGITTAVTGIDEPPRPVTLKPGDRARASLVWRNTVEAGTAVDVPYVRVRARTGAPPVTVSPHLDLGTTGKLGVGPWRAEEDRPE; this comes from the coding sequence ATGCGAAGAGCCACCTCATTTCTGCCCGCCCTCGCCGCCGTCGCCCTGCTGGTGACCGGCTGTGGATCGGAACGCGCCGGTTCCCAGGGCGGCGGAAACGGTATGTCGTCCCCGGTCCCCGTCACCGATCCGGGAACGGACGGCGTCCGGATCACAGGTCTGACCCTCCCGTCTCCCACCGGCGCGGCCGGGGTGTCCGCCGCCTACGAGGTCACCAACGACAGCACCGAGACGCTGACGTACACCGTCCTGTTCGACTTCACCACCGCCGCCGGCGAGGTGATGACCAACCTGCACCAGACCGTGCGGGACGTCGGCCCCGGCCGTACCGTGCGGGGGACCGTCGACATGCCGCCCCCGGCTCCGGGGGCGGCTGACGTCACCCGGGTGAGGGTCGCCGACGTCACCAGCGTCCCCGCCGCCGAGGCGCCGGCCGAACCCGGTGACTGCCCGCGGTCCGGGATCCGGGTCACGGCCGACCGGGGTGACGCGGCCATGGGGCTGCGGGTGGTGGGGCTGTGGCTGGAGAACTGCGGAACCAGCGCCTACCAGGTCGACGGCTACCCGCGGCTGACCCTCCTCGACGACGACCGCGAGCCGGTCGACGGCGTGCGGATCCTCCGGGGCAGCGGCGGCATCACCACCGCGGTGACAGGGATCGACGAGCCGCCCCGGCCCGTGACCCTGAAACCGGGCGACCGGGCGCGGGCCAGTCTGGTGTGGCGCAACACCGTCGAGGCGGGCACCGCCGTGGATGTTCCCTATGTCAGGGTCCGGGCGCGGACCGGCGCACCACCCGTCACGGTGTCACCCCACCTCGACCTCGGGACCACCGGGAAGCTGGGAGTCGGCCCCTGGCGGGCGGAGGAGGACCGACCCGAATAA
- a CDS encoding 3' terminal RNA ribose 2'-O-methyltransferase Hen1 — translation MFLTISTTGTPERPATDLGYLLHKHPEKAQAFSTSYGRAHVLYPEADAERCTAALLLEVDAVALVRRGKGKGRGGAPDAALAQYVNDRPYAASSLLAVALSAVFSSAMRGVCNARPERAAQPLPLRIEVPALPARGGPELVRRLFEPLGWTATVEPVALDSAFPAWGDSRYVRLELESRTLTLAEGLRHLYVLLPVLDDAKHYWVAPDEVDKLLRAGEGWLPDHPEQKLITSRYLSRRWSLTREAMERLELVRLAEADDSEVEEIDNAVEAETEAEEKPTPLAVQRRDAIVAALKESGAARVLDLGCGQGQLVQTLLKDPRFTEIVGVDVSMRALTIASRRLKLDRMGERQASRVQLFQGSLAYTDNRLKGYDAAVLSEVVEHLDLPRLPALEFAVFGAARPRTVLVTTPNVEYNVRWESLPAGHVRHGDHRFEWTRAEFRSWADTVAERHGYDVGFVPIGPDDPEVGPPTQMAVFSIRNVNEKEAKAA, via the coding sequence ATGTTCCTGACGATCAGTACCACCGGCACTCCCGAACGCCCCGCCACCGACCTCGGCTACCTGCTGCACAAGCATCCCGAGAAGGCGCAGGCGTTCTCCACGTCCTACGGCAGGGCGCACGTCCTCTATCCCGAGGCGGACGCCGAGCGCTGCACGGCGGCGCTGCTGCTGGAGGTCGACGCGGTGGCACTGGTCCGGCGCGGCAAGGGCAAGGGGCGCGGCGGCGCCCCCGACGCGGCGCTCGCGCAGTACGTCAACGACCGTCCCTATGCCGCCTCCTCGCTGCTCGCCGTGGCGCTGAGCGCCGTGTTCTCCAGCGCGATGCGAGGCGTGTGCAACGCCCGGCCCGAGCGTGCCGCGCAGCCGTTGCCGCTGCGCATCGAGGTACCCGCGCTGCCCGCCCGAGGCGGCCCGGAGCTGGTACGACGTCTCTTCGAGCCGCTCGGCTGGACGGCGACCGTCGAACCGGTGGCCCTGGACAGCGCGTTCCCGGCGTGGGGCGACTCGCGGTACGTGCGTCTCGAACTGGAGTCCCGGACGCTGACCCTCGCCGAGGGGCTGCGGCACCTGTACGTCCTGCTGCCCGTGCTCGACGACGCCAAGCACTACTGGGTGGCACCCGACGAGGTCGACAAACTGCTGCGGGCCGGCGAGGGCTGGCTGCCCGACCACCCGGAGCAGAAGCTGATCACCAGCCGATACCTGTCCCGCCGCTGGTCGCTGACCCGGGAGGCGATGGAGCGGCTGGAGCTGGTGCGGCTGGCCGAGGCCGACGACAGCGAGGTCGAGGAGATCGACAACGCCGTCGAGGCGGAGACCGAGGCCGAGGAGAAGCCGACCCCGCTCGCGGTGCAGCGCCGGGACGCCATCGTCGCCGCGCTCAAGGAGTCGGGTGCCGCCCGAGTCCTCGACCTCGGATGCGGGCAGGGCCAGTTGGTGCAGACGCTGCTCAAGGACCCGCGGTTCACCGAGATCGTCGGCGTCGACGTGTCGATGCGGGCCCTCACCATCGCCTCCCGGCGGCTGAAGCTGGACCGCATGGGGGAGCGTCAGGCCTCGCGCGTGCAGCTCTTCCAGGGCTCGCTGGCCTACACCGACAACCGGCTCAAGGGATACGACGCCGCCGTGCTCAGCGAGGTCGTCGAGCACCTCGACCTGCCCCGGCTGCCCGCCCTGGAGTTCGCCGTGTTCGGCGCGGCCCGTCCGCGCACGGTCCTGGTGACCACCCCGAACGTCGAGTACAACGTCCGCTGGGAGAGCCTCCCGGCCGGCCACGTCCGGCACGGCGACCACCGCTTCGAGTGGACGCGCGCCGAGTTCCGGTCCTGGGCGGACACGGTGGCCGAACGGCACGGCTACGACGTGGGGTTCGTGCCGATCGGACCGGACGACCCCGAGGTGGGACCACCGACCCAGATGGCCGTGTTCAGTATCAGGAACGTGAACGAGAAGGAGGCGAAGGCGGCATGA
- a CDS encoding polynucleotide kinase-phosphatase, producing the protein MTDTQVSRNQGRVLPVTDLSLVVLIGASGSGKSTFARRHFKPTEVISSDFCRGLVSDDENDQSATRDAFDVLHYIAGKRLAAGRRTVVDATSVQQDARRQLIDLAKQYDVLPIAIVLDVPEEVCAERNATRDDRADMPRRVIQRHTRELRRSLRHLEREGFRKVHLLRGVEDVETATVVTEKRFNDLTHLTGPFDIVGDIHGCASELELLLGKLGYVDGVHPQGRTAVFVGDLVDRGPDSPGVLRRVMSMVASGNALCVPGNHENKYGRHLRGRMVQHTHGLAETIEQMEGQTEEFRGQVREFIDGLVSHYVLDGGKLVVCHAGLPEKYHGRTSGRVRSHALYGDTTGETDEFGLPVRYPWAEDYRGRAAVVYGHTPVPEASWLNNTICLDTGAVFGGKLTALRWPERELVDVPAERVWYEPARPLRTEAPGGHDGRPLDLADVHGRRVVETRHQGRVAIREENAAAALEVMSRFAVDPRLLPYLPPTMAPTATSRVEGYLEHPVEAFVQYQEDGVARVVCEEKHMGSRAVVLVCRDAATAQKRFGVGTGTTGALYTRTGRPCFDDESATEEILGRVRTAIDEAGLWAELDTDWLLLDAELMPWSLKAMGLLRGQYAAVGAAAGAVFPGALTALEGAAARGVDVSDLLARQRERADAASAFTDAYRRYCWTTDGLDGVRLAPFQILAVQGRSLAALPHDEQLAFLDRLVEHDASGLLQTTRRLYVDTGDPESVQAGVDWWLEMTGRGGEGMVVKPVGAVVRGAEGRLVQPGVKCRGREYLRIIYGPEYTRPDNLARLRSRFLNHKRSLAIREYALGLEALDRLAEGEPLWRVHEAVFGVLALESEPVDPRL; encoded by the coding sequence ATGACCGACACCCAGGTTTCGCGGAACCAGGGGCGGGTCCTCCCCGTCACCGACCTCTCCCTCGTCGTCCTGATCGGTGCCTCCGGCTCCGGCAAGTCGACCTTCGCCCGGCGGCACTTCAAGCCGACCGAGGTGATCTCCTCGGACTTCTGCCGCGGTCTGGTCTCCGACGACGAGAACGACCAGAGCGCGACCCGGGACGCCTTCGACGTCCTGCACTACATCGCGGGCAAACGCCTGGCGGCCGGCCGCCGGACCGTCGTGGACGCCACCAGCGTGCAGCAGGACGCCCGGCGCCAGCTGATCGACCTGGCCAAGCAGTACGACGTGCTGCCCATCGCCATCGTGCTCGACGTGCCCGAGGAGGTGTGCGCCGAGCGCAACGCGACCCGCGACGACCGTGCCGACATGCCCCGGCGGGTCATCCAGCGGCACACCCGTGAACTGCGGCGCTCGCTCAGGCACCTGGAGCGTGAGGGCTTCCGCAAGGTGCACCTCCTGCGCGGCGTCGAGGACGTCGAGACCGCCACCGTCGTCACCGAGAAGCGCTTCAACGACCTGACCCACCTCACCGGCCCCTTCGACATCGTCGGCGACATCCACGGCTGCGCGTCCGAACTGGAGTTGCTGCTGGGCAAGCTGGGCTACGTCGACGGCGTCCACCCGCAGGGCCGTACCGCGGTCTTCGTCGGCGACCTCGTCGACCGCGGCCCGGACAGCCCGGGCGTGCTGCGCCGGGTGATGTCGATGGTCGCCTCGGGCAACGCCCTGTGCGTGCCGGGCAACCACGAGAACAAGTACGGGCGTCACCTCAGGGGCCGCATGGTCCAGCACACCCACGGGCTCGCCGAGACCATCGAGCAGATGGAGGGACAGACCGAGGAGTTCCGCGGGCAGGTACGGGAGTTCATCGACGGCCTCGTCAGCCACTACGTCCTCGACGGCGGCAAACTGGTCGTCTGCCACGCCGGGCTGCCGGAGAAGTACCACGGCCGCACCTCGGGCCGGGTCCGCTCGCACGCCCTGTACGGCGACACGACCGGGGAGACCGACGAGTTCGGGCTGCCGGTGCGCTACCCGTGGGCGGAGGACTACCGGGGCCGGGCGGCGGTCGTCTACGGGCACACCCCGGTTCCGGAAGCCAGTTGGCTCAACAACACCATCTGCCTGGACACCGGCGCCGTCTTCGGCGGCAAGCTGACCGCGCTGCGCTGGCCGGAGCGTGAGCTGGTCGACGTACCGGCGGAGCGGGTCTGGTACGAGCCGGCCAGGCCGCTGCGGACCGAGGCGCCCGGCGGGCACGACGGACGTCCGCTGGACCTCGCGGACGTGCACGGCCGCCGGGTCGTCGAGACCCGGCACCAGGGCCGCGTCGCCATCCGCGAGGAGAACGCGGCGGCCGCCCTGGAGGTCATGAGCCGCTTCGCGGTGGACCCGCGCCTGCTGCCGTACCTGCCGCCGACCATGGCCCCGACGGCCACCTCCCGCGTCGAGGGCTACCTGGAGCACCCGGTCGAGGCCTTCGTGCAGTACCAGGAGGACGGCGTCGCGCGGGTCGTGTGCGAGGAGAAGCACATGGGCTCGCGGGCCGTGGTGCTGGTGTGCCGGGACGCCGCGACCGCCCAGAAGCGGTTCGGCGTCGGGACAGGGACCACCGGGGCGCTGTACACCCGAACCGGTCGTCCCTGCTTCGACGACGAGTCGGCCACGGAGGAGATCCTGGGCCGGGTCCGCACGGCGATCGACGAGGCCGGCCTGTGGGCCGAACTCGACACGGACTGGCTGCTGTTGGACGCCGAGCTGATGCCGTGGTCGCTGAAGGCCATGGGGTTGCTGCGCGGTCAGTACGCGGCTGTCGGCGCCGCCGCCGGAGCAGTCTTCCCGGGCGCGCTGACCGCCCTCGAGGGCGCGGCGGCGCGGGGCGTGGACGTCTCGGACCTGCTGGCCCGCCAGCGCGAACGAGCCGACGCGGCCTCGGCGTTCACGGACGCCTACCGCCGCTACTGCTGGACCACGGACGGCCTCGACGGCGTACGCCTGGCACCGTTCCAGATCCTCGCGGTCCAGGGCCGCAGCCTCGCCGCCCTGCCGCACGACGAGCAACTCGCCTTCCTCGACCGGCTGGTGGAGCACGACGCGAGCGGCCTGCTGCAGACGACCCGGCGCCTGTACGTCGACACCGGTGACCCGGAGTCGGTACAGGCCGGTGTCGACTGGTGGCTGGAGATGACCGGACGCGGCGGTGAGGGCATGGTCGTCAAACCGGTGGGTGCCGTCGTGCGCGGAGCGGAGGGCCGCCTGGTGCAGCCCGGCGTCAAGTGCCGTGGCCGCGAGTACCTCAGGATCATCTACGGTCCGGAGTACACCCGCCCGGACAACCTCGCCCGGCTCCGCAGCCGCTTCCTGAACCACAAGCGCTCGCTCGCGATCCGTGAGTACGCGCTCGGTCTGGAGGCGCTCGACCGGCTGGCCGAGGGCGAGCCGCTGTGGCGGGTGCACGAGGCGGTGTTCGGGGTGCTGGCGCTGGAGTCGGAGCCGGTCGACCCGCGGCTGTAG
- a CDS encoding AAA family ATPase, with product MSAQEQTSPNGWRVFHATGNAPAVPPRLPEPPPWRRFRGAPAQPAPPDDPEAAQRRLGPHDITLQLGQDEVDTVNAALLLRRPLLITGPPGVGKSTLAYLISRELGLGRVLEWNIVSRTTLRDGLYVHDAMGRAQAIAAWQAGLRNAPEADVNSAPESSDRQLPPVLGDFLTLGPLGTALLPYDRPRVLLVDELDKSDIDLPNDLLHVLENGSYDVPELVRDAADTARVHTSDPSGRATVDGGRVECREFPVVVITSNGEREFPAAFRRRCLPLEMRTPTREQLLAMVEGHLGTRPESTEDLVELFVRQVQAGGTHSLDQLLNAVQMTTAGGFQVHGDGRKLVEMLLRDLAKGR from the coding sequence ATGAGCGCGCAGGAGCAGACGTCCCCGAACGGCTGGCGCGTCTTCCACGCCACCGGCAACGCCCCCGCCGTCCCGCCCCGGCTGCCGGAGCCCCCGCCCTGGCGCCGGTTCCGCGGCGCCCCCGCCCAGCCCGCCCCGCCGGACGACCCCGAGGCCGCCCAGCGCCGCCTGGGCCCGCACGACATCACCCTCCAGCTCGGCCAGGACGAGGTCGACACCGTCAACGCCGCCCTGCTGCTGCGCCGGCCACTGCTGATCACCGGTCCGCCCGGCGTCGGAAAGTCGACCCTGGCCTACCTGATATCCCGGGAACTGGGCCTGGGCCGGGTCCTGGAGTGGAACATCGTCAGCCGTACGACGCTGCGGGACGGCCTGTACGTGCACGACGCGATGGGGCGTGCCCAGGCCATAGCCGCCTGGCAGGCCGGCCTGCGGAACGCGCCGGAGGCGGACGTCAACTCCGCTCCCGAGTCAAGTGATCGTCAACTTCCCCCGGTCCTCGGCGACTTCCTCACCCTGGGACCCCTCGGGACCGCGCTGCTGCCCTACGATCGTCCCCGTGTGCTTCTCGTCGACGAGCTCGACAAGAGCGACATCGACCTGCCGAACGACCTGCTGCACGTCCTGGAGAACGGAAGCTATGACGTCCCGGAACTGGTGCGTGACGCCGCGGACACCGCGCGCGTCCACACCAGCGACCCCTCCGGCCGCGCCACGGTGGACGGCGGACGGGTCGAGTGCCGGGAGTTCCCCGTCGTGGTGATCACCAGCAACGGAGAACGCGAGTTTCCGGCCGCCTTCCGTCGGCGCTGCCTGCCGCTGGAGATGCGCACACCCACCCGCGAACAGCTTCTGGCCATGGTGGAGGGACACCTGGGCACCCGCCCGGAGAGCACGGAGGACCTGGTTGAGCTGTTCGTACGGCAGGTCCAGGCCGGCGGTACACACTCACTGGACCAGCTACTCAACGCTGTCCAGATGACTACCGCGGGTGGTTTCCAGGTCCATGGTGACGGGCGTAAGCTCGTGGAAATGCTGCTCCGCGACCTCGCGAAGGGCCGCTGA